In a genomic window of Jaculus jaculus isolate mJacJac1 chromosome 8, mJacJac1.mat.Y.cur, whole genome shotgun sequence:
- the LOC123462935 gene encoding programmed cell death protein 6-like, translated as MAAYSYRGGPGAGPGPAGAALPDQSFLWNVFQRVDKDRSGVISDSELQQALSNGTWTPFNPVTVRSIISMFDRENKAGVNFSEFTGVWKYVTDWQNVFRTYDRDNSGMIDKNELKQALSGYWLSDQFHDILIRKFDRQGRGQIAFDDFIQGCIVLQRLTDIFRQYDTDQDGWIQVFYEQYLSMVFSIV; from the coding sequence ATGGCCGCCTACTCGTACCGCGGTGGCCCCGGGGCTGGACCCGGGCCTGCGGGCGCCGCGCTGCCGGACCAGAGCTTCCTGTGGAACGTCTTCCAGCGGGTTGATAAAGACAGGAGTGGGGTGATATCGGACAGCGAGCTTCAGCAAGCGTTATCCAATGGCACATGGACCCCATTCAATCCTGTGACCGTGAGGTCAATCATTTCTATGTTCGACCGGGAGAACAAGGCCGGCGTGAACTTCAGTGAGTTCACGGGCGTGTGGAAGTACGTCACGGACTGGCAGAACGTCTTCCGCACCTACGACAGGGACAACTCGGGGATGATCGACAAGAACGAGCTGAAGCAAGCGCTCTCAGGCTACTGGCTCTCCGATCAGTTCCATGACATCCTCATCCGCAAATTTGACAGACAAGGACGAGGGCAGATCGCGTTTGATGACTTCATCCAAGGCTGCATTGTCTTACAGAGGTTGACAGACATCTTCAGACAGTATGACACGGACCAGGACGGCTGGATCCAGGTGTTTTACGAGCAATATCTCTCCATGGTCTTCAGCATCGTGTAG